From the genome of Methylomonas sp. UP202, one region includes:
- a CDS encoding TonB-dependent siderophore receptor, whose translation MSLTKAHGAAPAVAATLLFLHSQPGAYAAETDSDTTLPAIEVKAQAETEADNGYVAKRSTAGSKTDTPLIETPQAISVIDNAEFTARAAQNITQAVAYTPGLLTGMFGPSTRDDYFNLRGFDAPQYLDGTRLAGANYANLRIDPYGLERIEVLRGPASVLYGQNPPGGLINMVSKRPTAQPFHELQMLGGSFGRVQGALDFSGPLDEQGKFLYRLTALGRGSDSQVDFSKDDRYFVAPSFTLQPDANTSLTFLSHYQKDDAGNTMQFLPYQGSVVGNPNGRLPTSTFLGEPGFDHYRREQFAVGYAFEHRFDRHWTVRQNLRYADVKSDYPVTFALGFVTDNDGVPVDYRTVSRLAGLYRDQAGTFTLDNHAQADFAIGDVRHTALLGLDFRQINGDRQRGFGSPSDLDMYSPVYGQPFAAPQIENLVNQQQDQIGLYGQDQIQWKQWIATIGVRYDWANNASLRTDYYDSDTDRIDYAKPRYSGSRQDDAAFTYRTGLSYLFDSGVAPYFNYSESFEPTAGSTFAGTPFKPTTGQQFEIGVKYQPPGVNALITLAAFELTQQNVVTPDPDPAHVGFSIQTGAARSRGIELEGKARLEIGLDVTAALALIESQVTKTNEANQLGKKLSYTPETQGSLWLDYTQPSGALAGLGLGGGVRYTGSNYGDLSNSQKAPSYTLIDASVHYELGKLDRRLRGARLGVNISNLFDREYVATCGEGSCYYGDRRNVLASLRYNW comes from the coding sequence TTGAAGTTAAAGCGCAAGCGGAAACCGAGGCGGATAACGGTTACGTCGCCAAGCGCAGCACGGCCGGTTCGAAAACCGATACGCCGCTGATCGAAACGCCGCAGGCGATCAGCGTGATCGACAATGCCGAATTCACGGCCCGCGCCGCGCAGAACATCACCCAAGCGGTAGCGTATACGCCGGGCTTGTTGACCGGCATGTTCGGGCCCAGCACCCGCGACGATTATTTCAATCTGCGCGGCTTCGACGCCCCGCAATATCTGGACGGTACCCGGCTGGCCGGCGCCAACTACGCCAATCTGCGCATAGACCCCTACGGCCTGGAACGCATCGAAGTGCTGCGCGGGCCGGCATCGGTGTTGTACGGCCAAAATCCGCCGGGCGGTTTGATCAATATGGTCAGTAAACGGCCGACCGCGCAGCCGTTTCACGAACTACAAATGTTGGGCGGTAGCTTTGGCCGGGTACAGGGAGCGCTGGATTTTAGCGGCCCGCTCGACGAACAGGGTAAATTTTTATACCGATTGACTGCGCTGGGCCGCGGCAGCGACAGTCAGGTCGATTTCAGCAAGGACGACCGCTATTTCGTCGCACCCAGTTTCACCTTGCAGCCGGACGCCAACACCTCGTTGACTTTTCTGAGCCATTATCAAAAAGACGACGCCGGCAACACCATGCAGTTTCTGCCTTACCAAGGCAGCGTAGTCGGCAATCCCAACGGCCGGCTGCCGACCAGCACCTTCCTCGGCGAGCCCGGTTTCGACCACTACCGGCGCGAGCAATTCGCGGTCGGTTACGCCTTCGAACATCGCTTCGATCGACACTGGACCGTGCGGCAAAATCTACGCTACGCCGACGTCAAAAGCGACTATCCGGTGACGTTTGCGCTGGGTTTTGTCACCGACAACGACGGCGTGCCGGTCGATTACCGCACGGTCAGCCGGCTGGCCGGGCTGTACCGCGATCAAGCGGGGACTTTCACCCTGGACAACCACGCGCAAGCCGATTTCGCCATCGGCGATGTGCGGCATACGGCGTTGTTGGGTTTGGATTTTCGCCAAATCAACGGCGACCGCCAACGCGGTTTCGGTTCCCCCAGCGACCTGGATATGTACAGCCCGGTGTACGGCCAGCCGTTTGCCGCGCCGCAAATCGAGAATTTGGTCAACCAGCAGCAGGACCAGATCGGCTTGTACGGCCAGGACCAAATCCAATGGAAGCAATGGATCGCGACGATAGGGGTACGCTACGACTGGGCTAACAACGCCAGTTTGCGCACCGACTATTACGATTCTGATACTGATCGCATCGATTACGCCAAACCCCGCTACTCCGGCAGCCGCCAGGACGACGCCGCGTTTACCTACCGCACCGGTCTAAGCTATTTGTTCGACAGCGGCGTCGCACCCTACTTCAATTATTCCGAGTCTTTCGAGCCCACCGCCGGCAGCACCTTCGCCGGCACGCCGTTCAAACCCACCACCGGTCAGCAATTCGAAATCGGCGTCAAATACCAACCGCCCGGCGTCAACGCCTTGATTACGCTGGCCGCATTCGAGTTGACCCAGCAAAACGTGGTGACGCCGGACCCAGATCCGGCGCACGTCGGCTTCAGCATCCAGACCGGCGCGGCGCGTTCGCGCGGCATCGAACTGGAAGGCAAGGCCCGCTTGGAGATTGGCCTGGACGTTACGGCGGCCTTGGCGCTGATCGAAAGCCAAGTCACCAAAACCAACGAGGCCAACCAACTCGGCAAGAAACTTAGCTACACGCCGGAAACTCAAGGCTCGCTATGGCTGGATTACACCCAGCCGAGCGGTGCGCTGGCAGGATTGGGCCTGGGCGGAGGCGTGCGCTATACCGGCAGCAATTACGGTGATTTGAGCAATAGCCAAAAAGCGCCGTCGTACACGCTGATCGACGCTTCTGTGCATTACGAATTGGGCAAACTGGACCGCCGCCTGCGCGGCGCCCGGCTGGGCGTGAATATCAGCAATTTGTTCGACCGCGAGTACGTCGCGACTTGCGGCGAAGGCTCGTGCTACTACGGCGACCGCCGCAACGTGTTGGCGAGTTTGCGTTATAACTGGTAG
- a CDS encoding TonB-dependent siderophore receptor — MPDTHPNRNQPSAAKWRLGALLPLGAALSGMALAEPPAGQTADSEQEIVLDDVKVKAGRDKPTSRFKADTSTTGSKTEMAIRDIPQSISVVKKELIESQNAFNLRDALRNVSGLTIAAGEGGRTGDSITLRGFAANSDQYLDGVKDNGQYNRDTFFIERAEVLKGASSILFGRGATGGVINQVFKKPTGKTGVSGSFTYGLYDFKRTAIDAETKYQDLAARLNVMYQDADSYRDYNYSNRWGIAPSFKWDISADTDLTLNLLHQQEDGVFDYGVPMYKGRPAGVPINTYYGFVNNRMLDTDVNVATVALTHRFSSDFSVKNTVRYGDYERNYLTHLYSGAAAYSGANAGTIARSQALRLNTQENVYNQTDFVYKKPLFGHDNILMFGSEFGWEEYNFKSKNSTGVTRISIFDPVVTASAAGTAFDFSGTLATNRLTHTQTYAGYVLDQFDITPQIKLLGGTRYDVFDAQQDDRLGVLNFSRSDSQFSPRGGIVWQPAIWQSYYFSYGKSFNPSAESLSLTANNANLPPEQNNNYEIGAKFDLFDGKLSATAALFRLEKTNARTTSPLDSALQVLAGEQRTDGFEAGLAGEILPKWDVSLTYAYLDAKIIKSSTTATGSVSGQVKSYEGMTATNVPEHSGVAWTTYHLTDNWEIGGGVYYASHRYADSVNEAVLPGYARLDAVVAYHQKHYDVQLNVFNLTDTVYYESGQTNSALPGTPVSGQLTVGFKY; from the coding sequence ATGCCCGATACCCATCCAAACCGAAACCAGCCCAGTGCCGCCAAATGGCGACTGGGCGCCTTGTTGCCACTTGGCGCGGCCTTGAGCGGCATGGCGCTAGCCGAACCGCCGGCCGGCCAGACCGCCGATAGCGAGCAGGAAATCGTCCTCGACGACGTCAAGGTCAAAGCCGGACGCGACAAACCGACGAGCCGCTTCAAGGCCGATACCTCGACCACCGGCAGCAAAACCGAAATGGCGATCCGCGACATTCCGCAATCGATCAGCGTCGTCAAGAAAGAATTGATCGAATCGCAGAACGCCTTTAACTTGCGCGACGCGCTACGCAACGTCAGCGGTTTGACGATCGCCGCCGGCGAAGGCGGCCGCACCGGCGACTCGATCACCCTGCGCGGTTTCGCCGCCAATTCCGACCAATATCTCGACGGCGTGAAAGACAACGGCCAATACAACCGCGACACCTTTTTCATCGAGCGCGCCGAAGTGCTGAAAGGCGCGTCGTCGATCTTGTTCGGCCGGGGCGCCACCGGCGGCGTGATCAATCAGGTCTTCAAAAAACCGACCGGCAAGACCGGCGTCAGCGGCAGCTTCACCTATGGTTTGTACGACTTCAAGCGGACCGCGATCGACGCCGAAACCAAATACCAAGACCTGGCCGCGCGCTTGAATGTGATGTATCAAGATGCCGATTCCTACCGCGACTACAACTACAGCAACCGCTGGGGCATCGCGCCGTCCTTCAAATGGGACATCAGCGCCGATACCGACCTGACCTTGAATTTGCTCCATCAACAGGAAGACGGCGTATTCGACTACGGCGTGCCGATGTACAAAGGACGGCCGGCCGGCGTACCAATCAACACTTATTATGGCTTCGTCAACAATCGGATGTTGGACACCGACGTCAATGTGGCCACCGTGGCGCTGACCCATCGTTTTTCCAGCGATTTTTCGGTCAAAAATACCGTCCGCTACGGTGACTACGAACGCAACTATCTGACTCATTTGTATTCCGGCGCGGCGGCCTACAGCGGCGCGAATGCCGGCACGATCGCCCGCAGCCAGGCCTTGCGCTTGAATACCCAGGAAAACGTCTACAACCAAACCGACTTCGTCTATAAAAAGCCGCTGTTCGGCCACGACAACATTTTGATGTTCGGCAGCGAATTCGGTTGGGAGGAATACAATTTCAAATCGAAAAATTCGACCGGCGTCACCCGCATCTCGATCTTCGATCCCGTCGTCACCGCCAGCGCCGCCGGCACGGCGTTCGACTTCAGCGGCACACTGGCCACCAACCGACTAACCCATACCCAAACCTATGCCGGCTACGTGCTGGATCAGTTCGACATCACCCCGCAAATCAAATTGCTCGGCGGCACTCGCTACGACGTGTTCGATGCCCAGCAAGACGACAGGCTCGGCGTATTGAACTTTTCGCGCAGCGACAGCCAATTCAGTCCGCGCGGCGGCATCGTCTGGCAACCGGCCATTTGGCAATCCTACTATTTCAGTTACGGCAAATCCTTCAACCCATCGGCCGAAAGCCTTAGTCTAACGGCGAACAATGCCAACCTGCCGCCCGAACAAAACAACAACTACGAGATCGGCGCCAAATTCGACTTGTTCGACGGTAAGCTCTCGGCCACCGCCGCGTTATTCCGCTTGGAAAAGACCAATGCCCGCACCACGTCGCCGCTCGACTCCGCCTTGCAAGTGCTGGCCGGAGAACAGCGTACCGACGGCTTCGAAGCCGGTCTGGCCGGCGAAATCCTACCGAAATGGGATGTGTCGCTGACCTACGCCTATTTGGACGCGAAAATTATCAAATCCAGCACCACCGCCACCGGCTCGGTGAGCGGCCAGGTGAAGTCCTATGAAGGCATGACCGCGACGAACGTCCCGGAACACAGCGGGGTGGCCTGGACCACCTACCACTTGACCGACAACTGGGAAATCGGCGGCGGCGTCTATTACGCCAGCCACCGCTATGCAGACTCAGTCAACGAAGCGGTTTTACCCGGATACGCTCGCCTGGATGCCGTGGTCGCCTACCATCAAAAGCATTACGACGTGCAGCTCAACGTGTTTAACCTGACCGATACGGTCTATTACGAATCCGGTCAAACCAACTCGGCCTTGCCCGGCACGCCGGTGTCCGGACAATTGACGGTCGGTTTTAAGTATTAA